A genome region from Staphylococcus capitis subsp. capitis includes the following:
- the parE gene encoding DNA topoisomerase IV subunit B, with amino-acid sequence MNKQNTYSDDSIQVLEGLEAVRKRPGMYIGSTDKRGLHHLVYEVVDNSVDEVLNGYGDEITVTINQDDSISIEDNGRGMPTGIHASGKPTVEVIFTVLHAGGKFGQGGYKTSGGLHGVGASVVNALSEWLEVEIHRDGNIYTQSFKDGGIPATGLNKKGKTKKTGTKVTFKPDPEIFKATTSFNFDVLSERLQESAFLLKNLKITLNDLRSGKEREEVYHYEEGIKEFVSYVNEGKEVLHDVTTFSGLANNIEVEVAFQYNDQYSESILSFVNNVRTKDGGTHEVGFKTAMTRVFNDYARRINELKDKDKNLDGNDIREGLTAIISVRIPEELLQFEGQTKSKLGTSEARSAVDSVVSEKLPFYLEEKGQLSKSLVKKAIKAQQAREAARKAREDARSGKKNKHKDTLLSGKLTPAQSKNTDKNELYLVEGDSAGGSAKLGRDRKFQAILPLRGKVINTEKARLEDIFKNEEINTIIHTIGAGVGNDFKIEDSNYNRVIIMTDADTDGAHIQVLLLTFFFKYMKPLVQAGRVFIALPPLYKLEKGKGKTKKVEYAWTDDELEKLQKQLGKGFTLQRYKGLGEMNPEQLWETTMNPETRTLIRVQVEDEVRSSKRVTTLMGDKVAPRREWIESHVEFGMQEDQSILDNKEVQVLENEEYIEEETN; translated from the coding sequence GTGAATAAACAAAATACTTACTCAGATGATTCTATTCAGGTACTTGAAGGCCTTGAAGCTGTTAGAAAAAGACCTGGGATGTATATAGGATCAACTGATAAACGAGGATTACATCATCTTGTATATGAAGTTGTCGATAACTCCGTCGATGAAGTTTTAAACGGTTATGGTGATGAAATCACTGTAACAATTAATCAAGATGACAGTATATCAATTGAAGATAATGGACGTGGTATGCCAACGGGTATTCATGCGTCTGGTAAACCAACTGTTGAAGTTATTTTCACAGTATTACACGCCGGTGGGAAATTTGGCCAAGGTGGCTATAAAACTTCTGGAGGACTTCATGGTGTTGGTGCTTCGGTCGTTAATGCATTAAGTGAATGGTTAGAAGTCGAGATACATAGAGATGGTAATATTTACACTCAAAGTTTTAAAGACGGTGGTATACCAGCTACAGGACTTAATAAAAAAGGTAAAACTAAAAAGACAGGTACTAAAGTTACATTTAAACCGGATCCTGAAATTTTCAAGGCGACAACGTCCTTTAACTTTGATGTATTAAGTGAACGTTTACAAGAGTCGGCATTCTTACTAAAGAACCTCAAGATTACGCTTAATGATTTACGTAGTGGTAAAGAACGTGAAGAAGTTTATCACTATGAAGAAGGTATTAAAGAATTTGTTAGCTATGTCAATGAAGGTAAAGAAGTACTTCATGATGTTACTACATTTTCAGGGTTAGCTAACAATATCGAAGTTGAAGTGGCTTTTCAATATAATGATCAATATTCTGAAAGTATTTTAAGTTTTGTAAATAACGTTCGTACTAAAGATGGCGGTACACATGAAGTAGGTTTTAAGACTGCTATGACACGTGTGTTTAACGATTATGCACGTAGAATCAATGAATTAAAAGATAAAGATAAAAATTTAGATGGTAATGATATACGAGAAGGGCTCACTGCAATTATTTCTGTACGTATCCCTGAAGAGTTACTACAATTTGAAGGCCAAACTAAATCTAAACTAGGGACTTCTGAAGCGAGAAGTGCTGTTGATTCAGTTGTTTCCGAAAAATTGCCTTTCTATTTAGAAGAAAAAGGCCAATTATCTAAATCTTTAGTTAAAAAAGCAATTAAAGCACAACAAGCACGTGAAGCAGCACGTAAAGCTCGTGAAGATGCACGTTCTGGTAAAAAGAATAAACATAAAGATACTTTGTTATCAGGTAAACTCACACCAGCACAAAGTAAAAACACAGATAAAAATGAATTATATCTTGTTGAGGGTGACTCAGCAGGTGGGTCTGCTAAACTAGGTCGTGATCGCAAATTCCAAGCAATCTTGCCGCTTCGAGGTAAAGTAATTAATACTGAAAAAGCACGTCTAGAAGATATCTTCAAAAATGAGGAAATCAACACAATTATTCATACTATTGGTGCAGGTGTTGGTAATGACTTCAAAATTGAGGATAGCAATTATAATCGCGTGATTATTATGACCGATGCCGATACTGATGGTGCGCATATTCAAGTACTGTTATTAACTTTCTTCTTTAAATACATGAAACCATTAGTACAAGCGGGTCGTGTATTTATCGCATTACCTCCTCTCTATAAGTTAGAAAAAGGTAAAGGTAAAACTAAGAAAGTAGAATATGCATGGACTGATGATGAATTAGAAAAATTACAAAAGCAACTTGGCAAAGGATTTACGTTACAACGTTATAAAGGTTTAGGTGAGATGAACCCTGAACAATTATGGGAGACAACAATGAATCCTGAGACTCGTACATTAATTCGTGTTCAAGTCGAAGATGAAGTACGTTCATCTAAACGTGTAACAACCCTCATGGGTGACAAAGTTGCACCACGTCGTGAATGGATCGAAAGCCATGTTGAATTTGGTATGCAAGAAGATCAAAGCATATTAGATAATAAAGAAGTTCAAGTTCTTGAAAACGAAGAATATATTGAGGAGGAAACGAATTGA
- the plsY gene encoding glycerol-3-phosphate 1-O-acyltransferase PlsY, with protein MMIVVMLVLSYLIGAFPSGLVIGKLFFKKDIRQYGSGNTGATNSFRVLGRPAGFIVTFLDIFKGFITVFFPLWFPVHADGIISTFFTNGLIVGLFAILGHVYPIYLKFNGGKAVATSAGVVLGVNPLLLLVLAIIFFGILKIFKYVSLSSIIAAICCVIGSVIIHDYILLGMSALVSIILIFRHRTNIVRIFKGEEPKIKWM; from the coding sequence ATGATGATTGTCGTCATGTTAGTTTTAAGTTATCTTATTGGCGCATTTCCAAGTGGATTAGTTATTGGTAAATTATTTTTCAAAAAAGATATTAGACAGTATGGCAGTGGCAACACTGGAGCAACAAATAGCTTTCGTGTTTTAGGGAGGCCAGCAGGTTTTATAGTTACATTTTTAGATATCTTTAAAGGATTTATAACGGTCTTTTTCCCGTTATGGTTCCCTGTTCACGCTGATGGCATAATCAGTACATTCTTTACGAATGGATTAATAGTAGGTTTATTTGCAATTTTGGGACATGTATATCCTATTTACCTTAAATTTAATGGTGGAAAGGCTGTTGCGACAAGCGCAGGTGTCGTATTAGGCGTAAACCCTTTATTACTTCTCGTTTTAGCAATTATCTTCTTTGGGATATTAAAGATATTTAAGTATGTTTCTTTATCAAGTATCATTGCTGCAATCTGTTGTGTCATTGGCTCAGTCATTATTCATGACTATATTTTATTAGGAATGAGTGCACTTGTATCAATTATACTAATCTTTCGTCATAGAACTAACATTGTTAGAATTTTCAAAGGTGAAGAACCTAAAATTAAATGGATGTAA
- a CDS encoding HesB/YadR/YfhF family protein, with translation MDIELTKEAVEWFKDELDLPEDNKVLQFYVRYGGEFQLKQGFSPAFSVDRRDDIEIGFEQSYDGLNVVVAEKDLWYFKDDVILVDVVDHEDEISYTKK, from the coding sequence ATGGATATTGAACTTACTAAAGAGGCAGTTGAATGGTTCAAAGACGAACTAGATTTACCCGAAGATAATAAAGTACTTCAATTTTATGTAAGATATGGTGGCGAATTTCAGCTTAAGCAAGGATTTAGCCCTGCTTTTAGTGTAGATAGAAGAGATGATATAGAAATAGGTTTTGAACAAAGCTATGATGGTTTAAATGTTGTCGTAGCGGAAAAGGATTTATGGTACTTCAAAGATGATGTAATATTAGTAGATGTAGTCGATCATGAAGATGAAATCTCTTATACTAAAAAATAA
- a CDS encoding thioesterase family protein, with protein MIYSLTEIEARYQETDKMGVIYHGNYATWFEVARTDYIRKLGFSYADMEKTGIISPVTDLNIQYKKSIFYPEKVTIKTWVEKYSRLRSLYCYEVYNEKGELATTGSTELICMKDDNFRPIRLDRYFPDWHATYSRVAELNKEGKEFEVTAGINNL; from the coding sequence ATGATTTATAGTTTGACGGAAATAGAAGCAAGATATCAGGAAACAGATAAAATGGGAGTTATTTATCACGGTAACTACGCTACATGGTTTGAAGTTGCGCGTACTGATTACATAAGAAAACTTGGATTTAGTTATGCAGATATGGAAAAAACGGGTATCATATCACCTGTAACTGACTTAAATATTCAATATAAAAAATCAATCTTTTATCCAGAAAAAGTGACCATCAAAACTTGGGTTGAAAAATATTCAAGATTGCGTTCTTTATATTGCTATGAGGTTTATAATGAAAAGGGTGAATTAGCTACAACTGGTTCAACGGAATTAATATGTATGAAAGATGATAACTTTAGACCTATACGTTTAGATCGTTACTTCCCAGATTGGCATGCTACTTATAGTAGAGTTGCAGAACTTAATAAAGAAGGTAAAGAATTTGAAGTGACAGCTGGCATCAACAATCTATAA
- the acnA gene encoding aconitate hydratase AcnA, with the protein MASNIKEQAKKQFQLNGQSYTYYDLKTLEEQGLTKISKLPYSIRVLLESVLRQEDDFVITDDHIKALSEFGKEGNEGEVPFKPSRVILQDFTGVPAVVDLASLRKAMNDVGGDINKINPEVPVDLVIDHSVQVDSYANPDALERNMKLEFERNYERYQFLNWATKAFDNYNAVPPATGIVHQVNLEYLANVVHVRDVDGEQTAFPDTLVGTDSHTTMINGIGVLGWGVGGIEAEAGMLGQPSYFPIPEVIGVRLTNSLPQGSTATDLALRVTEELRKKGVVGKFVEFFGPGVQHLPLADRATIANMAPEYGATCGFFPVDEESLKYMKLTGRKDDHIALVKEYLQQNNMFFDVEKEDPEYTDVIDLDLSTVEASLSGPKRPQDLIFLSDMKDEFEKSVTAPAGNQGHGLDKSEFDKKAEIKFNDGSTSTMKTGDIAIAAITSCTNTSNPYVMLGAGLVAKKAVEKGLKVPEFVKTSLAPGSKVVTGYLRDSGLQEYLDDLGFNLVGYGCTTCIGNSGPLLPEIEKAVADEDLLVTSVLSGNRNFEGRIHPLVKANYLASPQLVVAYALAGTVDIDLQNEPIGKGKDGEDVYLQDIWPSIKEVSDTVDSVVTPELFLEEYKNVYNNNEMWNEIDVTDEPLYDFDPNSTYIQNPTFFQGLSKEPGTIEPLKGLRVMGKFGDSVTTDHISPAGAIGKDTPAGKYLLDHNVPIRDFNSYGSRRGNHEVMVRGTFANIRIKNQLAPGTEGGFTTYWPTEEIMPIYDAAMKYKEDGTGLAVLAGNDYGMGSSRDWAAKGTNLLGVKTVIAQSYERIHRSNLVMMGVLPLQFQQGDSAESLGLDGKEEISVEISEDVKPHDLVKVKAKKESGEVVEFEAIVRFDSLVELDYYRHGGILQMVLRNKLAQ; encoded by the coding sequence ATGGCTTCTAATATTAAAGAACAAGCAAAGAAACAATTCCAATTAAATGGCCAATCATACACTTACTATGATTTGAAGACATTAGAAGAACAAGGTTTAACTAAAATTTCTAAATTACCTTACTCAATTCGTGTTTTACTAGAGTCTGTATTACGACAAGAAGATGATTTTGTAATTACTGATGATCACATTAAAGCTTTAAGTGAATTTGGTAAAGAAGGTAATGAAGGTGAAGTACCATTCAAACCTTCACGAGTAATTCTACAAGACTTCACAGGTGTACCTGCAGTCGTAGACTTAGCATCATTACGTAAAGCAATGAATGATGTTGGTGGAGATATCAATAAAATCAACCCTGAAGTGCCAGTTGATTTAGTCATTGACCACTCAGTTCAAGTAGATAGCTATGCGAATCCTGATGCATTAGAACGAAATATGAAATTAGAATTCGAACGTAACTATGAACGTTATCAATTCTTAAACTGGGCTACTAAAGCTTTTGACAACTATAACGCTGTACCTCCAGCAACTGGTATCGTACACCAAGTTAACTTAGAGTATTTAGCAAATGTTGTCCATGTGCGTGACGTTGATGGTGAACAAACTGCTTTCCCAGATACATTAGTAGGTACTGACTCTCACACTACAATGATTAACGGTATTGGTGTATTAGGCTGGGGTGTTGGTGGTATTGAAGCTGAAGCTGGAATGTTAGGTCAACCATCTTATTTCCCAATTCCAGAAGTTATCGGTGTTCGTTTAACTAACTCATTACCTCAAGGTTCTACAGCAACTGACTTAGCTTTACGTGTTACTGAAGAATTACGTAAAAAAGGTGTTGTTGGTAAATTCGTAGAATTCTTTGGTCCAGGTGTTCAACACTTACCTTTAGCTGACCGTGCTACAATTGCGAATATGGCTCCAGAATATGGTGCAACTTGTGGTTTCTTCCCTGTGGATGAAGAATCACTTAAATACATGAAATTAACTGGACGTAAAGATGATCATATTGCGCTTGTAAAAGAATACTTACAACAAAATAATATGTTCTTCGACGTTGAAAAAGAAGATCCAGAATATACTGATGTTATTGACTTAGATTTATCTACAGTTGAAGCTTCATTATCTGGTCCTAAACGTCCTCAAGACTTAATTTTCTTAAGCGATATGAAAGATGAATTCGAAAAATCAGTTACAGCACCAGCTGGTAACCAAGGCCATGGTCTTGATAAGAGCGAATTTGATAAAAAAGCTGAAATTAAGTTTAATGACGGCTCTACATCAACTATGAAAACTGGTGACATTGCTATCGCTGCGATTACATCTTGTACTAATACTTCTAACCCTTACGTTATGTTAGGTGCAGGTTTAGTTGCTAAGAAAGCAGTTGAAAAAGGACTTAAAGTTCCTGAATTTGTTAAAACTTCATTAGCTCCAGGTTCTAAAGTTGTTACAGGTTATTTAAGAGATTCTGGATTACAAGAATACTTAGATGACTTAGGATTCAACTTAGTAGGTTACGGTTGTACAACTTGTATCGGTAACTCTGGTCCATTATTACCTGAAATTGAAAAAGCGGTTGCTGACGAAGATTTATTAGTTACTTCAGTTTTATCTGGTAACCGTAACTTTGAAGGTCGTATTCATCCATTAGTTAAAGCTAACTACCTAGCTTCACCACAATTAGTTGTTGCTTATGCATTAGCTGGTACTGTGGATATCGATTTACAAAATGAACCAATTGGAAAAGGTAAAGATGGTGAAGATGTATATCTTCAAGATATCTGGCCTTCAATTAAAGAAGTTTCAGACACTGTTGATAGTGTTGTTACACCAGAACTATTCTTAGAAGAATATAAAAATGTATACAATAACAATGAAATGTGGAATGAAATCGACGTTACTGATGAACCTTTATATGACTTCGATCCAAACTCAACATATATCCAAAACCCAACATTCTTCCAAGGTTTATCTAAAGAACCTGGAACAATTGAACCACTTAAAGGTTTACGCGTAATGGGTAAATTTGGAGATTCAGTAACTACTGACCATATTTCTCCAGCAGGTGCTATTGGTAAAGATACGCCAGCAGGTAAATACTTATTAGATCATAATGTCCCAATCCGTGACTTTAACTCTTATGGTTCACGTCGTGGTAACCATGAAGTAATGGTACGTGGTACATTTGCTAATATCCGTATTAAAAACCAATTAGCTCCAGGAACTGAAGGTGGTTTCACGACTTATTGGCCAACTGAAGAAATTATGCCAATCTATGATGCTGCTATGAAATATAAAGAAGATGGCACAGGATTAGCTGTTTTAGCTGGTAATGACTATGGTATGGGATCATCACGTGACTGGGCAGCAAAAGGAACAAACTTATTAGGAGTTAAAACTGTTATTGCTCAAAGTTATGAACGTATCCACCGTTCTAACTTAGTAATGATGGGTGTATTACCATTACAATTCCAGCAGGGTGATTCAGCAGAGTCATTAGGTTTAGATGGTAAAGAAGAAATCTCAGTTGAAATTTCTGAAGATGTAAAACCACACGATTTAGTTAAAGTTAAAGCTAAAAAAGAAAGTGGTGAAGTTGTAGAATTTGAAGCAATTGTACGTTTCGACTCATTAGTTGAACTAGATTACTATCGTCATGGTGGTATCTTACAAATGGTATTAAGAAATAAATTAGCTCAATAA
- a CDS encoding BCCT family transporter produces the protein MNSSSHEKKNKKFSSVFIYSSIIVAIVVIIGAIWPEKFDYITNNAKMWITDKLGWYYLILTTIIVFFCIFLIFSPIGKLKLGKPNDKPEFNTISWFAMLFSAGMGIGLVFYGAAEPMADFAAPPTADPKTTAAYTEALRSTFFHWGFHAWAIYGVVALALAYAQFRKGEPGLISRTLRPILGNKVEGPIGTLIDVLSVFATLVGVAVSLGMGALQINGGLNYLFNVPNNTLVQGIIIVIVTILFIASAWSGLSKGIQYLSNLNISLGAILMIITLIIGPTVLILNMMTSSTGSLLNTFLFNSLDTAALNGQKRDWMSTWTLYYWGWWLSWSPFVGVFIARVSKGRSIREFISGVLLVPALVSFVWFSVFGVLGIETGKKHPELFKMSPETQLFGVFHHIPMGIVLSIIALLLIASFFITSADSATFVLGMQTTFGSLNPSIMVKVTWGVAQALIAFVLLLAGGGDGSKALNAIQSAAIISAFPFSFVVIMMMISFYKDANQERKFLGLTLTPNKHRLQDYVKYQQEDYESDILEKRESRRKKEIEE, from the coding sequence ATGAATTCTTCTTCTCATGAGAAGAAAAACAAGAAGTTTTCATCGGTGTTTATCTATAGTTCAATCATTGTTGCGATTGTAGTAATCATTGGTGCCATCTGGCCTGAAAAGTTCGACTACATTACCAACAATGCTAAAATGTGGATTACTGATAAACTTGGATGGTATTACTTAATTTTAACTACTATTATTGTTTTCTTCTGTATCTTCCTAATTTTTAGTCCAATTGGGAAACTTAAACTAGGTAAACCTAATGACAAACCAGAATTTAATACTATTTCTTGGTTTGCAATGTTATTTAGTGCAGGTATGGGTATTGGATTAGTATTCTATGGTGCAGCAGAGCCAATGGCTGACTTTGCCGCTCCACCTACAGCAGATCCTAAAACTACTGCAGCTTATACAGAAGCTCTGAGATCTACATTCTTCCATTGGGGATTCCATGCTTGGGCTATTTATGGTGTAGTAGCATTAGCGCTTGCTTATGCACAATTCCGTAAAGGTGAGCCAGGTTTAATTTCAAGAACATTAAGACCTATTTTAGGTAATAAAGTTGAGGGACCAATAGGAACTTTAATTGATGTTCTTTCAGTATTTGCTACATTAGTAGGTGTAGCAGTTTCATTAGGTATGGGAGCCTTACAAATCAATGGTGGTTTAAACTACTTATTTAATGTACCTAACAATACATTAGTTCAAGGGATTATTATCGTAATTGTTACAATCTTGTTCATTGCAAGCGCATGGTCAGGTCTAAGTAAAGGTATTCAATATTTAAGTAACTTAAACATCAGCTTAGGTGCTATTTTAATGATTATCACTTTAATCATTGGACCTACAGTATTAATTTTAAATATGATGACTAGTTCAACTGGTAGTTTATTAAATACCTTCTTATTTAACAGTCTTGACACAGCAGCTCTTAATGGTCAAAAACGAGATTGGATGTCAACTTGGACATTATATTATTGGGGCTGGTGGTTAAGTTGGAGCCCATTCGTAGGTGTATTCATCGCCCGCGTTTCAAAAGGTCGTTCAATTCGTGAATTCATTTCAGGTGTTTTACTTGTACCAGCACTTGTAAGTTTCGTTTGGTTTAGTGTATTTGGTGTGCTTGGTATTGAAACAGGTAAAAAACATCCTGAATTATTCAAAATGTCACCTGAAACGCAATTATTCGGGGTATTCCATCATATACCTATGGGTATAGTATTATCAATTATTGCATTATTATTAATTGCATCATTCTTTATAACTTCTGCGGACTCAGCAACTTTCGTATTAGGTATGCAAACAACATTTGGTTCACTTAACCCTAGTATCATGGTTAAAGTGACATGGGGTGTTGCTCAAGCACTTATTGCATTTGTTCTATTATTAGCAGGTGGCGGCGATGGTTCTAAAGCCTTAAACGCTATTCAAAGTGCTGCAATCATTAGTGCCTTCCCATTCTCATTTGTTGTTATAATGATGATGATTAGTTTCTATAAAGATGCGAACCAAGAACGTAAATTCTTAGGATTGACGTTAACTCCAAATAAACATCGTTTACAAGATTATGTGAAATATCAACAAGAAGATTATGAATCAGATATTCTTGAAAAAAGAGAATCTAGAAGAAAAAAAGAAATAGAAGAATAA
- the mscL gene encoding large conductance mechanosensitive channel protein MscL, whose product MLKEFKDFALKGNVLDLAVAVVMGAAFNKIVTSLVQFIIMPLIGKIFGSVDFAKDWSFWGIKYGLFIQSIIDFIIVAFALFIFVKIANTIMKKEEEEEEVEENTVLLTEIRDLLREKN is encoded by the coding sequence ATGTTAAAAGAATTTAAAGACTTTGCTCTTAAAGGAAATGTATTGGATTTAGCTGTTGCTGTAGTAATGGGTGCAGCTTTTAATAAAATCGTTACATCATTAGTTCAATTCATCATTATGCCATTGATTGGTAAAATTTTCGGTTCAGTTGATTTTGCTAAAGATTGGTCTTTCTGGGGAATAAAGTATGGTCTTTTCATACAATCAATAATTGATTTTATAATCGTTGCTTTTGCACTTTTCATCTTCGTAAAAATAGCTAACACTATTATGAAAAAAGAAGAAGAAGAGGAAGAAGTCGAAGAAAACACTGTATTATTAACTGAAATTAGAGATTTACTTAGAGAGAAAAATTAA